In one Sporomusa sphaeroides DSM 2875 genomic region, the following are encoded:
- the nikB gene encoding nickel ABC transporter permease: MLKRQLLQRLFQIVIVLFGISFLSFLLIYLAPGDPVRAMFAVTGNIPSEEILEDMREQMGLNRPFLVQYGHWLMNCLQGDFGTSYSQGKPVSEMLAVRVLPTLQLALLSLVMMLVMAVPAGVLSALHQNRFLDYFIRAVTFTGISLPNFWAGLLLIYFVALKLELLPVVSTGMGLQKMILPAFTLAFAMAGKYARQVRAAILEEMSQDYVYGALARGLSETVVLWRHVIPNAMLPLLTLLGLSLGSLLGGTAVVEVIFSYPALGSLAINAITSMDYPLIQGYVLWIALIYMIVNLAVDVSYSFLDPRLRKGV, translated from the coding sequence ATTCTTAAGCGACAATTGTTGCAGCGGCTTTTTCAAATCGTCATCGTACTTTTTGGTATTAGTTTTTTAAGTTTTCTGCTCATTTATCTGGCGCCCGGAGATCCGGTGCGGGCCATGTTCGCCGTTACCGGCAATATTCCATCAGAAGAAATACTGGAAGATATGCGGGAACAAATGGGGCTGAACCGCCCGTTTCTGGTGCAGTATGGACATTGGCTGATGAACTGCCTGCAAGGAGACTTTGGCACTTCTTATTCTCAGGGCAAGCCGGTGTCCGAGATGCTGGCGGTGCGGGTTCTGCCCACATTGCAGCTGGCGCTTTTGTCCCTGGTGATGATGCTGGTGATGGCGGTACCGGCAGGAGTGCTATCGGCCTTGCATCAAAACCGGTTTTTGGATTATTTTATCCGGGCGGTTACCTTCACCGGCATTTCTTTGCCGAATTTCTGGGCGGGGCTGCTGCTCATTTACTTTGTGGCGCTTAAACTGGAATTGCTGCCGGTTGTTTCCACCGGCATGGGCTTGCAGAAGATGATTCTGCCAGCCTTTACCCTGGCCTTTGCCATGGCAGGGAAATATGCGCGTCAGGTTCGCGCGGCTATATTGGAGGAAATGAGTCAGGACTATGTCTATGGAGCTTTGGCTAGAGGATTATCGGAAACAGTTGTGCTGTGGCGGCACGTTATCCCCAATGCCATGCTGCCGCTCTTAACGCTGCTGGGGCTGTCCCTGGGTTCACTGCTTGGCGGCACAGCGGTTGTTGAAGTCATTTTTTCCTATCCGGCACTGGGCAGCCTGGCCATCAACGCCATTACGTCGATGGACTACCCCTTGATTCAGGGATATGTCTTGTGGATTGCCCTGATTTATATGATCGTTAATTTGGCAGTGGATGTTTCTTACAGTTTTCTGGATCCACGCCTCAGGAAAGGGGTATAA
- a CDS encoding TIGR04076 family protein — translation MNKCKIEVIKTTFDEELARAYGCKGLGKCPMHKVGDIYYGDYAKPEGLCDEAWKAMYQYVFALAHGSDIFYYGDWIDKPGVAICSCNDGLRPVIFKITATDQVSNKN, via the coding sequence ATGAACAAGTGTAAAATTGAAGTTATTAAAACTACATTTGATGAAGAATTAGCGAGAGCCTATGGCTGCAAGGGACTGGGGAAATGTCCAATGCATAAAGTTGGCGATATCTATTATGGCGATTACGCTAAACCGGAAGGGCTATGTGATGAAGCCTGGAAAGCCATGTATCAATATGTATTTGCCCTGGCACATGGGAGTGATATTTTTTATTATGGTGATTGGATCGATAAGCCTGGAGTGGCAATCTGCAGCTGTAATGATGGGCTAAGACCAGTTATTTTCAAGATCACAGCCACAGATCAGGTATCAAACAAAAATTAG